One window of Papaver somniferum cultivar HN1 chromosome 9, ASM357369v1, whole genome shotgun sequence genomic DNA carries:
- the LOC113310645 gene encoding uncharacterized protein LOC113310645, with amino-acid sequence MGDKKATLVNARKELEELYLGIPDESVNLTFEDLVKLKQQSGVAERKQPSIEPIQEVHVTSGKEALGIAKSPSFAFIKGLQASKEYGDHRIEGDIKYTSPRNHHRYGGTDHRYQQGNPFHNHTIQDINTAKNNDMRSLENSFMYDDGSICAGSTFAERGGRKRAGIPHSNICTICSTYIYVFRNRCLVCGRVYCRQCKNIGMGDMTEGRKCVECLGRRFSQRYIQKAGEIGCCAGYSSTVKQQELIWAEKGPRRNGDHHRREHGGGGGHDTHSNSMMTSATKPRVSRSPSPVRAAAYVASNSPSFVMGSPFSASYTPTHHHIPF; translated from the exons ATGGGAGACAAAAAAGCCACATTAGTGAACGCAAGGAAAGAACTTGAAGAACTTTATCTTGGAATTCCTGATGAATCTGTGAATCTTACATTCGAAGATTTGGTTAAGTTAAAACAACAGAGTGGTGTAGCAGAAAGAAAACAACCAAGTATAGAGCCGATTCAGGAAGTTCATGTGACTAGTGGCAAGGAAGCCTTAGGTATTGCGAAATCACCTAGCTTCGCATTCATAAAGGGTTTACAAGCTTCTAAGGAATATGGAGACCACCGTATTGAAGGAGACATTAAGTACACATCACCTAGAAACCATCACCGGTATGGAGGAACTGATCACCGCTATCAACAAggaaatccttttcataatcacaCGATTCAAGATATCAATACTGCCAAGAACAACGACATGCGATCTCTGGAAAATAGCTTCATGTACGACGATGGTAGTATATGTGCAGGGAGTACCTTTGCAGAGAGAGGTGGAAGAAAAAGGGCCGGAATCCCTCACTCGAATATTTGCACCATTTGTAGCACATATATCTATGTCTTCCGGAATCGATGTCTG GTTTGTGGAAGAGTTTATTGCAGACAATGCAAAAATATTGGAATGGGAGACATGACAGAAGGAAGAAAGTGTGTAGAATGTCTTGGTAGAAGGTTTAGCCAAAG GTATATACAAAAAGCGGGAGAGATAGGATGCTGCGCCGGGTATTCAAGCACCGTCAAACAACAAGAGTTGATATGGGCAGAGAAAGGACCTAGGAGGAACGGAGATCATCACCGGAGGGAacatggaggaggaggaggacatGATACCCATAGCAATAGCATGATGACGTCAGCAACAAAACCAAGAGTTTCAAGAAGTCCAAGTCCCGTTAGGGCAGCTGCATATGTTGCTAGTAACTCTCCTTCTTTTGTCATGGGTTCTCCATTTTCTGCTTCTTATACCCCTACCCATCACCATATTCCATTTTAA
- the LOC113310646 gene encoding probable serine/threonine-protein kinase PBL11 codes for MGCFPGLKGKKKKSESVVHPKLVHPQESISTVLPEPQKQSFSLQSAPPSFRDKVKTVQIINRLANNRTRALSAPSSINMPEQDKVLPNECEEQETKVCGGLIKDHLGPQPLPLPAPQSGVMLKSVGSFKSGNASAPLLVTPGPLPLPRLVGVRNFSYDEIAAACHQFSPDRCMSECLSSVIYKASFGDDFSGSKKLEATVTRLLPSSQGFKEFFNEVNVIASLQHPQLCKLLGYHAREGSEPRMLIYERLFHGSLDTLLYGRSDGPPIDWNSRMKVALCAAQGLAFLHEEGPFQAMYNEFSTANIQIDKDFSAKLSGYGCVSPNPEILDTSAAVANLSVETLERGLLTPKSNVWSFGIVLLELLTGRKNLDIRHPKEERDLVKWSRPFLADDSRLALIMDPRLKGRFPPKASRTVADIALRCLQKDSLERPTMRTIVESLHNIQDMKHSCRFPLQEPTAIAGKNMSRSPSLNGVMTRPPRLSFPPSPPLRSGSSISFLRQPSMPMLCPRQSCSSIVSLQEMNGNQEIRKSRSTTARRIVGVEGF; via the exons ATGGGGTGCTTCCCAGGTTTAAAGGGTAAAAAGAAAAAGTCTGAGTCGGTTGTTCATCCAAAGCTCGTACACCCTCAGGAGAGTATATCTACAGTACTCCCTGAACCTCAGAAACAAAGTTTTTCTCTGCAATCTGCTCCTCCAAGTTTCAGAGACAAAGTAAAAACTGTTCAAATTATTAATAGACTCGCTAATAATAGAACACGGGCGTTATCGGCTCCATCAAGCATAAACATGCCAGAGCAGGATAAAGTGTTACCAAATGAATGCGAAGAGCAGGAGACGAAGGTTTGCGGTGGATTAATTAAGGATCATTTAGGTCCACAACCTCTTCCTCTTCCGGCTCCTCAGAGTGGAGTGATGTTGAAGTCCGTAGGAAGTTTTAAATCTGGAAATGCAAGTGCTCCTCTTTTAGTCACTCCTGGTCCTTTACCGTTGCCTCGTTTAGTTGGTGTTCGCAATTTTTCTTATGATGAGATTGCAGCTGCTTGTCACCAATTCTCACCTGATCGATGCATGTCCGAGTGTCTTTCTTCTGTAATTTACAAAGCGTCTTTTGGAGATGATTTCTCTGGTTCGAAGAAACTCGAAGCCACCGTAACCCGCCTTCTTCCATCTTCTCAG GGATTCAAGGAGTTCTTTAATGAGGTCAACGTAATTGCTTCTTTGCAACATCCACAGCTTTGTAAGCTGCTAGGTTACCATGCTCGTGAAGGTTCCGAACCACGGATGTTGATATATGAAAGGCTCTTCCATGGAAGCTTAGATACATTGCTGTATGGGAGATCTGATGGGCCTCCAATTGACTGGAATAGCCGAATGAAGGTGGCTCTTTGTGCAGCACAAGGTCTGGCCTTTTTGCATGAAGAAGGTCCTTTCCAG GCAATGTACAATGAGTTCTCAACTGCCAACATTCAGATAGACAAGGACTTTAGCGCCAAGCTTTCCGGTTATGGTTGTGTGAGTCCAAATCCTGAAATATTAGATACATCCGCG GCAGTGGCAAATCTTTCAGTGGAGACGTTAGAGAGAGGACTACTTACTCCTAAGAGCAATGTTTGGAGTTTCGGGATTGTTTTGCTTGAATTACTCACTGGGCGGAAAAATCTGGACATTCGCCATCCAAAAGAGGAGAGAGACTTAGTAAAGTGGAGCCGGCCTTTCTTAGCTGATGATTCTCGTTTAGCTTTGATAATGGATCCACGGTTAAAAGGTCGATTCCCTCCAAAAGCATCTAGAACCGTTGCCGACATTGCTCTAAGATGCCTTCAGAAGGATTCCTTAGAAAGACCCACCATGAGAACAATTGTCGAGTCTCTACATAACATCCAAGATATGAAACACTCATGCAGGTTTCCCCTTCAAGAACCAACAGCAATTGCAGGAAAAAATATGTCAAGGTCTCCAAGTCTAAACGGGGTCATGACTAGACCACCAAGGTTAAGTTTCCCTCCAAGCCCACCTCTTAGATCCGGATCATCAATTTCATTCCTCAGGCAGCCGTCGATGCCCATGTTATGTCCTCGGCAATCATGTTCATCTATAGTGTCACTGCAAGAGATGAATGGGAACCAGGAAATTCGAAAATCTAGGTCCACAACAGCTAGAAGGATTGTTGGAGTTGAAGGGTTTTGA
- the LOC113310501 gene encoding B3 domain-containing protein Os07g0679700-like, producing the protein MGTNICMNVSCSSSTSIHWKKGWKLRSGGFADLCDNCGSAYEQLIYCDTFHLKETGWRECTSCRKRLHCGCIVSKSFLELLDNGGVECISCVRSAQFSFIPRDEEVNRCRTLSADALGETQQTFLANKVDVINRGNLMFFGLRTDGDGHINLHQSHKDNTNGSLQHIKGEQVMSPVGDFRTPNFSNLKRPFMGSLVQTSIGMNIGNSFENPNIALRVPGLLVDGRDQNTLASSFQQGHNLMKIGSGLNSEASKDVLPQARVARPPPVEGRCRPQLLPRYWPKITDQELQQIAGDTNSTIVPLFEKVLSASDAGRIGRLVLPKACAEAYFPRISQPEGLPIRIQDIKGKDWMFQFRFWPNNNSRMYVLEGVTPCIQSMQLQAGDTVTFSRIDPEGKLLMGFRKTSSPVIMQENQMSAMSSGILPYSGAGGNRPIASGYSNRNRSPKGYVDPHLSALSDLNIGNGDISWHKNEDNGGWPGEGLPMQQPLFVQRSRKIGSKGKRLLMDTEDALELKLTWEEAQDLLRPPPTVKPSIVKIEDHEFEEYEEPPVFGKKTIFTARSSGGQDQWVQCDSCSRWRKLPADVLLPSKWTCADNTWDPERSSCSIPDELSRKELDNFLRMNMDIKKRRVTANRRPTLEREPSALDALASVAALGDSAVDPEIPSVATTTRHPRHRPGCSCIVCIQPPSGKGQKHKPTCNCNVCMTVKRRFETLMMRKKKRQELEGEMAQKKINISIGSNRDAIEEGGSKCRMLPSDGEETRPRSTESKDGRSRNLFNYQTTDTAMVQIDLNCDPDRDQLELLRRGPPSALGVSMMTLLQEASLPLETYLKQNGLTSLAWENHQGSSSTHGAAAAVPPHEVVGEDNHEGLRPSTPDENDIALVQEREIEGGDEGRPSVNDEQSQEENNDGIV; encoded by the exons ATGGGTACAAATATATGTATGAATGTGTCATGCTCATCAAGCACTTCGATTCATTGGAAGAAAGGCTGGAAATTACGATCTGGTGGATTTGCAGATCTTTGTGATAACTGCGG GTCTGCTTATGAGCAATTAATCTATTGTGACACATTCCACCTTAAAGAAACTGGTTGGAGGGAATGTACTTCTTGTCGCAAG CGCCTTCATTGTGGATGTATTGTTTCGAAGTCGTTTCTTGAGCTACTCGATAATGGTGGTGTAGAGTGTATCAGCTGTGTTAGAAGTGCCCAGTTTTCCTTT ATTCCGAGAGACGAAGAGGTGAATAGATGTCGTACTCTGTCAGCGGATGCTCTTGGTGAAACACAGCAGACATTCTTGGCCAATAAAGTAGATGTTATTAATAGGGGAAATCTCATGTTTTTTGGCTTACGGACGGATGGTGACGGACATATAAACCTACATCAGTCTCACAAAGATAACACAAATGGTTCTCTTCAACATATTAAAGGGGAGCAAGTGATGTCTCCAGTAGGGGACTTTAGAACCCCAAACTTTTCAAATTTAAAAAGACCATTCATGGGATCTTTAGTACAGACTTCCATCGGTATGAATATAGGGAACTCTTTTGAAAATCCTAATATAGCATTGCGTGTACCTGGTTTACTTGTCGATGGAAGGGATCAGAACACACTTGCCTCTTCATTTCAGCAAGGACATAATCTTATGAAAATTGGTTCTGGTTTGAACTCAGAGGCAAGTAAGGATGTTCTGCCACAGGCACGGGTTGCCAGGCCTCCTCCTGTTGAAGGGCGTTGCCGTCCCCAGTTGCTACCACGTTATTGGCCGAAAATTACGGACCAAGAACTCCAGCAAATAGCAGGAGA TACAAATTCAACTATTGTGCCACTGTTTGAGAAGGTTTTGAGTGCAAGTGATGCGGGTCGGATTGGTCGTTTAGTTCTCCCAAAAGCATGTGCTGAG GCGTATTTCCCTCGAATATCCCAGCCTGAAGGTCTTCCTATAAGGATTCAAGATATTAAGGGAAAAGATTGGATGTTTCAATTCAGATTTTGGCCCAATAACAACAGCAGAATGTATGTCTTAGAAGGTGTAACCCCATGTATACAGTCTATGCAATTACAAGCTGGTGATACTG TTACTTTCAGTCGCATAGATCCTGAAGGAAAACTCCTCATGGGCTTTCGGAAGACCTCAAGCCCTGTAATTATGCAG GAGAACCAAATGTCTGCCATGTCTAGTGGCATACTACCCTATTCTGGTGCTGGTGGGAACCGACCTATAGCAAGTGGTTATTCAAACCGCAATCGGTCACCGAAGGGATATGTGGATCCACATCTAAGTGCTCTATCGGACTTGAATATAGGCAATGGAGATATTAGCTGGCATAAAAATGAAGACAACGGAGGCTGGCCAGGCGAGGGTTTGCCGATGCAGCAACCATTGTTTGTTCAGAGAAGTCGTAAAATTGGATCCAAAGGTAAGAGGTTGCTCATGGACACCGAAGATGCTCTTGAGCTGAAGCTGACATGGGAAGAGGCACAGGATTTGCTTCGCCCTCCCCCTACTGTGAAACCTAGCATAGTCAAAATTGAGGACCATGAGTTTGAAGAATATGAA GAACCTCCAGTTTTCGGGAAGAAGACAATTTTTACAGCACGATCATCTGG GGGTCAAGATCAATGGGTTCAGTGTGATAGTTGCTCCAGGTGGCGAAAATTGCCAGCAGATGTTCTTCTCCCTTCTAAGTGGACATGTGCTGATAATACTTGGGATCCTGAAAG GAGTTCGTGTTCGATACCAGATGAACTGAGCCGAAAAGAGCTGGACAATTTTCTTAGAATGAACATGG ATATCAAGAAACGAAGAGTAACAGCTAACCGTAGACCAACACTAGAGCGTGAACCTTCTGCTCTAGATGCTCTGGCTAGTGTTGCAGCTCTTGGAGATAGTGCTGTTGATCCTGAAATTCCTTCTGTTGCCACTACCACCAGACACCCTCGACATCGTCCTGGATGCTCGTGCATCGTGTGCATTCAGCCTCCTAGTGGAAAAGGCCAAAAGCATAAGCCCACTTGCAACTGCAACGTGTGCATGACAGTGAAACGGCGCTTTGAAACTCTAATGATGCGCAAGAAGAAACGTCAGGAACTTGAAGGAGAAATGGCTCAAAAGAAAATCAACATATCAATAGGTTCTAACAGGGATGCAATAGAAGAAGGTGGATCGAAGTGTAGAATGTTGCCTTCCGATGGTGAAGAAACAAGGCCACGATCTACAGAATCTAAAGATGGTCGGAGTAGAAACTTATTTAATTATCAAACCACTGACACCGCTATGGTTCAGATAGATTTGAACTGTGATCCTGACCGTGATCAGTTAGAACTTCTGCGAAGAGGCCCGCCGTCAGCACTAGGTGTTAGCATGATGACTCTTCTTCAGGAGGCAAGTCTTCCACTTGAGACTTATTTAAAGCAGAATGGTCTGACAAGTTTGGCATGGGAGAATCACCAAGGAAGCTCTAGTACTCATGGCGCAGCCGCTGCTGTACCACCCCACGAAGTTGTTGGGGAGGATAATCATGAAGGACTAAGACCGTCAACTCCTGATGAAAATGACATCGCTTTAGTACAAGAAAGAGAGATTGAGGGTGGCGATGAAGGGCGGCCTTCTGTGAATGACGAACAGAGCCAAGAGGAAAATAATGATGGTATAGTGTGA